The sequence below is a genomic window from Luteimonas sp. MC1825.
CCGGCCGGGCGCGTGATCGACATGCTGTTCCCGACCGGCGCATCGACGCGCGTGCCGATCGCGGCCATCACCGGCACCAACGGCAAGACCACCACCGCGCGCATGCTGGCGCACATCACCAAGATGGCCGGCTACACGCCCGGGCTCACCACCACCGACGGCGTGTACATCGACGGCCAGCGCACCGTGGAGGGCGACATGACAGGGCCGACCTCGGCGCGCATGGTGCTGCGCGACCCGCAGATCGACATGGCGGTGCTGGAGACAGCGCGCGGCGGGCTGCTGCGCGCCGGCATGGGCGTGCGCCACATCGACGTGGGCGCGGTGCTCAACGTTGCCGCCGACCACCTCGGCCTGAAGGGCATCGATACGCTGGAACAGCTCGCCGAGGTCAAGCGCGTGGTGGTGGAGGTGGCACGCGAATGCGCGGTGCTCAACGCCGACGACCCGCAGGTGCTGCGCATGTCGGCGTACACCGATGCGCGCAGCATCTGCTACGTGACCATGAATCCCTCGCATGCGCTGGTCCGCGAGCACATCCGCGCCGGTGGCCGCGCCTGCGCGCTGGAAGCCGGCGTCAACGGGCAGATGGTCACGCTGTACGACAAGGGCGCGCACCTGCCGCTGATGTGGACGCACCTCATACCGGCGACGCTCGAGGGCCGCGCGCTGCACAACGTGCAGAACGCGATGTTCGCCGCGGCCATGGCCTATGCGCTCGGCATCAAGCTCGATGCCATCCGCCAGGGCCTGCGCACCTTCGACTCCACGTTCTTCCAGGCGCCGGGGCGCATGAACGTGTTCGAGGAGCATCCGTTCAAGGTGGTGATGGACTACGCGCACAACGCCCACGCGGTGGCGATGATGGCCGGGCTGGCGCAGCGGCTTGACGTGGCCGGGCGCCGGATCGTGGTCGTCGCCGGGCCGGGCGACCGCCGCGACGAGGACCTGGTGGCGATCGCCGGCAGCGTGGCCGGCAAGTTCGACCACTACATCGTGCGCCGCGACGACGGCCTGCGCGGCCGCGACGGCGACGAGGTGCCGCGCATCATCGCGGACGCGTTGCGCGCCGCCGGCGTGGGCGACGCCATGATCAGCGTGATCCCCGACGAGCAGGCCGCCGTGGATGCCGCGCTGCGCATGGGCCGCCCTGGCGACCTGGTGCTGGTGCTGGCCGACGCGCTGACCCGCACCTGGAAGCAGATCACCAAGTTCCGCGCCGATGGCGAGGCACCGCCCGCGCCGGTGCGCGTCGAGCCGCCGACGCTGTCGGAGTCCGAGCACGACGCGGCGACGGTCGCGGCGATGGACGGCGTGGTGCGCGACGAACGCGGCCTGGTATTCGAGCGTGAAGAGAGCGACTGACGATGAGCGCAGGCGGGCACTGACGTGGTGGACGCATTCGAGGACTCGCGCCGGCTGACCGGTGCGAATGTCTATTTCGCCGGCCCCGGCGCCGCGCTGGAAACGGTGACCGGGCCCACGGTGGATGCCGCGACGCTCGCGCGCTGGGCCGGCAACATCGCCGCCGCGCGCGTGGCGCTCGGCTGGCCCGCTGGCGCGGTGCTGGCGCGTCCGCATGCCAGCGGCGCCTCGCTCGCGTTCGAGGCGCCGTTCGACCAGCTGTATGCCGCCACCGAGGTCAACGAGTGGGCGTGGTCCGCCGCGGTGGCGTCCACCGGTGGCCAGGCGGGCGACGAGGCCATGGCGCCGGGGCACGCGTCGCATCGCGATGCAGACGGCGCGCTGCACACCCTGCGCGCGGTGGCCGCGGCCGAGGCCAATCCACGGCTTGTGGCGCTGCGTGCCGCGGCGCACGCGCGCGGTCTGCCGTTCCTGTCCGACGACGACGAAGCCACGGTGGGCGCGGGCAGTGGCGCGGCGACCTGGCCGGTGCGCGCGCTGCCGTCGGCGGATGCAGTCGACTGGGCCGCGGTGCACGACACTCCCTGCGCGCTGGTCACCGGCTCCAACGGCAAGACCACCACCGTGCGCCTGGTGGCGGCGATGGCGCGCGCGCATGGCTGGTTGACCGCGCACAGCTGCACCGATGGCGTGTTCTTCGACGGCGTGGAACTGGAGTCCGGCGACTACTCCGGCCCGACCGGCGCGCGCACCGCGCTGCGCCAGCCTCGGGCCGAGGCCGCGGTGCTGGAAACCGCGCGCGGCGGCCTGCTGCGCCGCGGCCTGGCCGTGGAGCGCGTACGTGCGGCGGTAGTGACCAATGTCAGCGAGGACCACTTCGGCGAGTACGGCGTGCACGGACTGGCCGACCTCGCGCGGGTCAAGCTCACCGTGGCGCGTGCCGTGGCCGATGACGGCCTGCTGGTGCTCAACGCCGACGACGCGCTGCTGCGCGAGCTCGGCGCCGACAGCAGCCGGCCACTGGGCTGGTTCGCGCTGGATGCGGGGGCGCCATGGCTGGTGGCGCATCGCGCCCGCGGCGGCGCGACCTGCGGCGTGCACGCCGGTCGCCTGCAGCTGCACTGGCGGAGCCGGGACCACGACCTCGGCGCGGTGGCCGACATGCCGCTGGCGCTGGGCGGCCGCGCCACCTACAACGTCGCCAACATTGCCGCCGCGAGCCTCGCGGCGTCGGCCATGGGCGTGCCGCCGGCGACGATCGCGTCCGCGCTGGCGCGCTTCGGTGCCGGCAGCGGCGACAACCCCGGGCGCCTGCAGCATTGGCGCTTCGACACGCTCGATGTGTTCGTCGACTACGCGCACAACCCCGAGGGCCTGCACGGCTTCCTGCGCGCGATCGGCGCGGACCGGCGCACCGGTCGCCTGGCGATGATCCTCGGCCACGCCGGCAACCGCGAGGATGCCGACCTGCGAGCGGTGGCCGCCACCGCGGCGGCCTACCGCCCGGAGCTGGTGGTGCTGAAGGACATCGGCGGCTACGAGCGCGGCCGTACCGCGGGCGAGGTGGCCGGTATCATGCGTGCCACGCTGATTGCTTCGGGCGTCGGCACGGACGCAATCGAGACCCGTCTCGACGAGGTCGAGGCCGCGCGCCGACCGCTCGAATGGGCGCGTGCCGGTGACCTGCTCGCGCTGCCGGTGCATGAACTTTCCGCGCGTGCCTGCGTGGTCCACCTGCTCGACGCGCTGCACGCGCAGGGCTGGCGGGCCGGCCAGCCGCTGCCCCCGAGAGAGGACGACATGCCATGAACGAACCCCGCCAGGACGTGCTGCGACGCATCCTCGCGCGCAAGGTGGAGGAAGTCGCCGAGCGCAGCGCCCGCGTGCCGCGCGAAGCGCTCGCCGCGCGCCTCGCCGACGCGCCCCCGGTGCGCGGCTTCGCGGCGGCCATCGAGCGCGTCGCCGCCTCGGGCCGTTCCGCGGTGATCGCCGAGGTCAAGAAGGCCAGCCCGTCGAAAGGCGTGATCCGCGCCGACTTCGATCCCGCGGCGATCGCGCGCAGCTACGAAGCCGGCGGCGCCGCCTGCCTGTCGGTGCTCACCGACATCGACTTCTTTCAGGGCGCCGATGCCTACCTGCAGGCCGCGCGCGACGCCTGCAGCCTGCCGGTGTTGCGCAAGGACTTCATCGTCGATGCGTACCAGGTCGACGAGGCACGCGTGCTCGGTGCCGATTGCGTGCTGTTGATCGTCGCCGCGCTCGACGACGCGCTGCTCGCCGCGCTCAGCGCGCAGGCGTTGTCGCTGGGCATGGACGTGCTGGCCGAGGTGCACGACGCCGACGAGTTCGCGCGCGCGCTGCGGCTGCCCGCAGTCGACGGCCGCGCGCCGCTGCTCGGGGTCAACAACCGCGACCTGCGCAGCTTCGAGGTGTCGCTGGACACCAGCGAGGCGCTGGCCGGCAGCGTGCCCGCGGGCCGGCGGCTGGTGTCGGAGAGCGGCATCATGACCACGGCCGATGTTTCGCGGCTGCGCGCGGCGGGCGTCGAGGCGTTCCTGGTCGGCGAGGCGTTCATGCGCGCAGACGACCCGGGCGAGGCGCTGCGCGCGCTGTTCGCGGCATGAGCAGCGTCGACCAACCGGACACGGCGCGCGGCGTGCCGCGCGCGGACGCGCCGCTGGTGGTGTTCGACTTCGACCACACCCTGTACGACGGCGACTCCGGCAGCCACCTGTTCGCCTGGCTGATCCGCCGCAGTCCCTGGCGCACGGCGCTGGCGCTGGTGATGGCGCCGGTGTTCGCGCCGATGGTGGCGTTCCTGCCGACCCGCCGCGTCGGCATCTCGGCGTTCGTCTGGGCCGGCACGGTCGGCTTCCATCGCCGTCGCGACCTCGATGACCTGATCGACACCTACGTCGACGGGCACGTCGAAGCCATCCGCGCCAAGCTGCTGCCGGTGGCGCTGGCGGTGATGCAGGCGCATCGCGAACGCGGTGACCGCGTGGTGGTGGCGACCGGCGCGCCGCCGGAACTGGCGCGCGCCATCCTCGCGTTCGTGGCCCACGAGGACGTGCCGGTGGTCGGCACGCTCGCCGGGCCGCGCTTTGGCGCGGTGGTCGCGGTGCGCCACTGCCACAACGAGGAAAAGATGCGCATGCTGCGCGAGCGTGGATGGGGCGACATCGCCATCGCCTATTCCGACTCCAGTGCGGACCTGCCGCTGCTGCGCGCCGCGCGCTCGCCGGTGGTGGTCAATCCCAAGCCCGGCGCGGTGGCGCTGTTCCGGCGCGAACTGCCGGCCGGCACGCCGATCCTCAACTGGGGTTGCCCGGACCGCGCGGGTGATCCGGTGCCGGCTCAGGCGACGAACAGCGCGCGGTAGATCTGGAAGCCGCTGATCGCCAGCACCAGCCCGCCGACGGCGAACAGCACCAGGCGCTCGCGCACGTGGCGCACCATCAGCGCCGAGACCGGTGCGGCGACCACCCCGCCGATCAGCAGGCCAAGGGTGATCTTCCAGTGTTCCAGGCCGATGGACAGCAGGAACGTCACCGAGATCGCCAGGGTGACCATGAACTCCGAGGCGCTGACGGTGCCGATGCTGGTCCGCGCCTCGCCACCGCGCGCAAGCAGGGTGGAGGTGGCGATCGGCCCCCAGCCACCGCCGCCGATGGCGTCGAACAGGCCGGCGAAGAAGCCGAGCACGCCGACGCGCTTCACGCGGCTGCGCGGCACCAGGCGCCCGCCGGCGCGCAGCAGGATCAGCAGCGCCAGCACCAGCAGGTAGCCGTGGATCCATGGCTTGATCGCGTCGCCGTCGATGCGGCTGAGCGCGTAGGCGCCGATCACCCCGCCCACCACGCCCGGCACCGCCAGGCGCAGCATCAGCTTGCGGTCGACATTGCCCATCGCGCCGTGCGCGGCGCCGGAGACCCCGGTGGTGAACACTTCGGCGGTATGCACGCTGGCGCTGACCGCCGCCGGCGGCATGCCCATCGCCAGCAGGATCGAGGACGACACCAGCCCGTAGGCCATGCCCAGCGCGCCATCGACCAGCTGCGCGCACAGGCCGATGGCCACGAACATCGCGAAATCTGCGCCCAGCAGGTCCATGCACCTCCCGTCGCGCCAGGCGCGTGGTTCAGGGGCTCAGGATAGCGGGGCGGCGGTGACGGGCGCCGCCTTGGATCAAGCGTCGCCGAGGCGTTTGACGAAGCGCACCGTGCCGTCGCCGAAGCCGCAGGCCTGGTAGAACGCGTGCGCGTCACTGCGCTGCGACCCGCTGCTGAGTTCGATGCGCGCGGCCCCGGCGGCGCGTGCGCGGCGCTCGGCTTCGCGCAGCAGCTGGCGGCCCAGGCCGCGGCCCTGCGCGCCGGCGGTCACCACCAGCGCGGTGATCCGGCAGGTGATGGTGTCCAGCGGCAGGTAATACATGAAGTCGAGCGCCACCAGGCCGCAGACCACGCCGCCGCAGCGCGCGACCACCAGCGCCTGGCGGTCGTCGCCGACGATCGCGGCGATGCGCCTGGCGGCATCGGCGCGGTCGCAGGGGTAGCCCATCTCGCAGAGCAGGGCGGCGACGTCGTCGGCGTCGATCGACGACGCGCTGCGCAGGTCGGCCTCCGGCAGGGTGCCGCGGGATTCGAAATGCGCCGGCACGCGGGGCTCAGCGCGTGCCGTACAGCACGACGGTCTTGCCGCGGGCGTGCAGCTTGCCGTCGATCTGCAGCTTCTTCAGCACGCGGCCGGCCATCTCGCGCGAGCAGCCGACCAGGCGGGCGAGCTCCTGGCGAGAGACGCGCAGCTGGGTGCCGTCGGGATGGCTCATCGCCTCGGGCTCCTTCGTCAGGTCGTGCAGCGTGCGCACGATGCGATCGGTGACGTCGAGGAAGGCGAGGCGCCCGGCCTTGCGGCTGGTGTCGAGCAGGCGCCGCGACAGCTGCGCGCCGATCGAATACATGATCTGCGTGGCATCTCCGGACAGCGATCCCTCGAACAGCTGGTACAGGCGCTCGTAGCTGATCTCGGCGAGTTCGGTCTGCGTGCGGGTGCGCAGGATCACCTCGCGCACGTCGGATTCGATGAACAGGCCCATCTCGCCGACGAACTCGCCCGCCCCGAAGTAGCCGAGGATCAGTTCGCGACCATCGTCCTCCTCGGTGATGATGCTGACCGAGCCGTTGATGACGTAATACATGGTGCCGGCCTGGTCGCCCGGGCGGAACACCTCGGTGCGCGGCGGATAGCGTCGGCGGTGGCAGTGCGCCAGGAAACGTTCGATCGTCGCCGGCGACGGCATGAGTGGATGCAGGGGGCGTCTATAGGTACTGAGGATGGCCACAGGGCTTGTATTCATGGGCAGGGTGAACGGGGGATTCAGGGAGAGTAGGCCGTTCGACCCCCGCGGGCAAACCCGTTGTGCCCCGATATGCGGCCCCAAGCCGGCGGCGGGTCGCCCCCCGGGGCGCGATGCCGCATAATCGCGCACTTTCCGCCGAACCTGGATCCGATGCCGTGGTCAAGCCGCTCCCCCGCCTGAAGCTCCAGGGGTTCAACAACCTCACCAAGGCGCTTTCCTTCAACATCTACGACGTCTGCTACGCGGTGTCCGAAGAAGAGAGGCAGCGCTACATCGAGTACATCGATGAGGAATACAACGCCGACAGGCTCACCCAGATCCTGACCGACGTCGCCGAGATCATCGGCGCCAACATCCTCAACATCGCCCGCCAGGACTACGACCCGCAGGGCGCGTCGGTGACGATCCTGATCTCGGAGCAGCCGGTGATCGACAAGGCGGCGGCCAAGGGCGTGATCTCCGACGCCGTGGTCGCGCACCTGGACAAGAGCCACATCACCGTCCACACCTATCCCGAGACGCACCCGCAGGCGGGCATCGCGACCTTCCGCGCCGACATCGACGTGGCCACGTGCGGCGTGATCTCGCCGCTGAAGGCGCTGAACTACCTGATCGAGAGCTTCGAGTCGGACATCGTCATCGCCGACTACCGCGTGCGCGGCTTCACCCGCGACATCAAGGGCAAGAAGCACTTCATCGACCACAAGATCAACTCGATCCAGGATTACCTGGCCAAGAACGTCAAGTCGCGCTACGAGATGTTCGACGTCAACGTCTACCAGGAAAACATCTTCCACACCAAGATGCACCTGAAGGACTTCGACCTCGACCAGTACCTGTTCGAGGAGAAGGCGCGCAACCTGTCGTTCAAGGAGCGCATGAAGATCGAGGCGCTGCTCAAGCGCGAGATCGAGGAGCTCTTCCACGGCCGCAACCTGGTGGAGTGACGAGGAACCGCCGCGATGGCCTGGATCCACCTGCTGCTCGCCGGCCTGTTCGAGATCGGCTTCGCGATCGGCCTCAAGTACACCGAAGGCTTCACCCGCCTGTGGCCCAGCGTCTGGACGGTGACCACCGCCGCGATCAGCCTGTGGCTGTTGACCCAGGCGCTGAAGGTCATCCCGGTGGGCACGGCCTATGCCATCTGGACCGGCATCGGCGCCGTGGGCGTGGTGACGATCGGCATCCTGGCGCTGGGCGAAAGCGCATCGCCTGCGCGCCTGGCGTGCATCGCCCTCATCGTGGGCGGCGTGGTCGGGCTGAAGGTGGTTTCGGCCTGACGCAAGCCGGCGGTCAGATCCGGTAAGCGACGGTCTTCATGAGCTTCGACGCCACGGCCATCAAGGTCGGGATCGGCTGCGGCAGCAGGCGCGCGCCGGCGGCTTCGGCGTTGTCGGCGTGGCGGGCCTCGTCGGCCTTCATGACCTCGAGGATCGCGCGGCTGCGCAGGTCGGCCTCGGGCAGGGTGCGCAGGTGCTCTTCGAGATGCGCCTCGACCTGGCGCTCGGTTTCGACCACGAAGCCGAGGTTCCAGCCGTCGCCGCGCAGCCCGGCCAGCAGGCCGATGGCGTAGCTGCCCGCATACCACAGCGGGTTGAACAGGCTGGGCCGGCTGTCGAGTTCGCGCAGCCGGTCGTCGCACCAGGCGAGGTGATCGGTTTCCTCCTGCGCCGCCTCGAGCAGGTGCGCGCGCGTGGCGGCGTCGCGGGCCACCGTCGCCTGCCCGACATACAACGCCTGCGCGCAGACCTCGCCGACATGGTTGATGCGCATCAGTCCCGCCGCGTGGCGGCGCTCGGGCTCGTCCAGCACCACCTCGGCGTGGTCCGCGCCGGGGTTGCGGCGCTCGGCACGCGGCCGTCCGGCAACGGTTTCCAGTGCGTTCTGGGCATCCGCCAGCAGGCGGTCAAGCGGGGAGAGGGTGCGCGTGGTCATGCCGGCATTGTGCGCCCGCCGATCGGCGCCGGCCACCGGCCGAAGGGCCAGCCAACCTCCAACTTGCGGCGAACGCGGCCGGCCGGTACAATTCCGCCTCTTGCGTTCCCGGAACGTGAAAACGCGTGGCGAAGTTCCCGGCCCAGGCCCGGAACCAACCCGACCAGTCACCCCTGAGAGTTCCCGATGAAAACCTTTATTGCCAAGAACGAGACCGTCCAGCGCGACTGGTTCATCGTCGATGCCACCGGCAAGACCCTTGGCCGCCTGAGCACCGAAATCGCGCGCCGCCTGCGTGGCAAGCACAAGCCCGTCTACACCACCCACGTCGACACCGGCGACTACATCATCGTGGTCAACGCCGAGAAGATCCACGTGACCGGCAACAAGCTGGCCGACAAGATGTACTACCGCTTCACCGGTTACATCGGCAACCTCAAGTCCGAGTCCCTGGCGCAGGCGCTGCAGCGCCACCCGGAGCGCGTGATCGAGCATTCCGTCAAGGGCATGCTGCCGAAGAACACCCTCGGCCGTGCGATGTACAAGAAGCTCAAGGTCTACAAGGGTGCCGAACATCCGCACGCCGCCCAGCAGCCGCAAGTCCTGGATATCTGAACATGGCAATCACCCAGAATTACGGCACCGGCCGTCGCAAGTCCTCCACCGCCCGCGTGTTCCTGCGCCGCGGTACCGGCACCATCACCGTCAATGAGCGTCCGCTCGACGAGTTCTTCGGCCGCGAGACCGCGCGCATGATCGTGCGCCAGCCGCTCGAGCTGACCAAGAACACCGAGAGCTTCGACATCTACGTGACCACGCACGGCGGCGGCACCACCGGCCAGGCCGGCGCCATCCGCCTGGGCATCGCCCGCGCGCTGGTGGAGTACGACGAGACCCTCAAGACCGAACTGCGCAAGGCGGGCTTCATGACCCGTGACGCGCGCGAAGTCGAGCGCAAGAAGGTCGGCCTGCACAAGGCACGTCGCGCCACCCAGTTCTCGAAGCGCTGATCGAGGTATTCAGGATCGCCTCGCGCGATCCTGCGTTACAATTTGCTCCATAGCCCCGTCGCCAAGCGGTAAGGCACCTGACTCTGACTCAGGCATTCGGAGGTTCGAATCCTTCCGGGGCTGCCATATCCAAGCTAGGCCCGAAGCCCGCCACGTGCGGGCTTCGTCCTTTCCGCCTGCCGGAGTCCGCACATGGCCATGACCTTCCCCCCGCCGTATACCGCCGAGGACGGCGTGCTGGCGGCGCTGCGCGATGACGGGTATGCCGTACTCTCGCCCGCGATGGTCGCCGCACTTGCGGGCATGACGCCGATGGACGTCGCCGGCCTGCAGGTCGGCTGGAGCGACCTGCCGCTCGACGGCTACCTGCGCGACGGCGGCAGCTATCGGCGGCGCCGGCATTCCTGCTTCATCGTCGACGGCGAGGGCGCGCATCTCGCCCCGCATCGCGCGCACTGGCAGTCGCTCGACTACAACGCACTGCATGGCGGCATGGAGCGCATGTACCAGCCGCTTTCGCCGGGTGTGGTGGGAAGGCCTG
It includes:
- a CDS encoding haloacid dehalogenase-like hydrolase, which gives rise to MSSVDQPDTARGVPRADAPLVVFDFDHTLYDGDSGSHLFAWLIRRSPWRTALALVMAPVFAPMVAFLPTRRVGISAFVWAGTVGFHRRRDLDDLIDTYVDGHVEAIRAKLLPVALAVMQAHRERGDRVVVATGAPPELARAILAFVAHEDVPVVGTLAGPRFGAVVAVRHCHNEEKMRMLRERGWGDIAIAYSDSSADLPLLRAARSPVVVNPKPGAVALFRRELPAGTPILNWGCPDRAGDPVPAQATNSAR
- the trpC gene encoding indole-3-glycerol phosphate synthase TrpC; translated protein: MNEPRQDVLRRILARKVEEVAERSARVPREALAARLADAPPVRGFAAAIERVAASGRSAVIAEVKKASPSKGVIRADFDPAAIARSYEAGGAACLSVLTDIDFFQGADAYLQAARDACSLPVLRKDFIVDAYQVDEARVLGADCVLLIVAALDDALLAALSAQALSLGMDVLAEVHDADEFARALRLPAVDGRAPLLGVNNRDLRSFEVSLDTSEALAGSVPAGRRLVSESGIMTTADVSRLRAAGVEAFLVGEAFMRADDPGEALRALFAA
- a CDS encoding sulfite exporter TauE/SafE family protein, which translates into the protein MDLLGADFAMFVAIGLCAQLVDGALGMAYGLVSSSILLAMGMPPAAVSASVHTAEVFTTGVSGAAHGAMGNVDRKLMLRLAVPGVVGGVIGAYALSRIDGDAIKPWIHGYLLVLALLILLRAGGRLVPRSRVKRVGVLGFFAGLFDAIGGGGWGPIATSTLLARGGEARTSIGTVSASEFMVTLAISVTFLLSIGLEHWKITLGLLIGGVVAAPVSALMVRHVRERLVLFAVGGLVLAISGFQIYRALFVA
- the rpsI gene encoding 30S ribosomal protein S9 codes for the protein MAITQNYGTGRRKSSTARVFLRRGTGTITVNERPLDEFFGRETARMIVRQPLELTKNTESFDIYVTTHGGGTTGQAGAIRLGIARALVEYDETLKTELRKAGFMTRDAREVERKKVGLHKARRATQFSKR
- the sugE gene encoding quaternary ammonium compound efflux SMR transporter SugE, with translation MAWIHLLLAGLFEIGFAIGLKYTEGFTRLWPSVWTVTTAAISLWLLTQALKVIPVGTAYAIWTGIGAVGVVTIGILALGESASPARLACIALIVGGVVGLKVVSA
- a CDS encoding GNAT family N-acetyltransferase yields the protein MPAHFESRGTLPEADLRSASSIDADDVAALLCEMGYPCDRADAARRIAAIVGDDRQALVVARCGGVVCGLVALDFMYYLPLDTITCRITALVVTAGAQGRGLGRQLLREAERRARAAGAARIELSSGSQRSDAHAFYQACGFGDGTVRFVKRLGDA
- the speD gene encoding adenosylmethionine decarboxylase, translated to MVKPLPRLKLQGFNNLTKALSFNIYDVCYAVSEEERQRYIEYIDEEYNADRLTQILTDVAEIIGANILNIARQDYDPQGASVTILISEQPVIDKAAAKGVISDAVVAHLDKSHITVHTYPETHPQAGIATFRADIDVATCGVISPLKALNYLIESFESDIVIADYRVRGFTRDIKGKKHFIDHKINSIQDYLAKNVKSRYEMFDVNVYQENIFHTKMHLKDFDLDQYLFEEKARNLSFKERMKIEALLKREIEELFHGRNLVE
- the rplM gene encoding 50S ribosomal protein L13, producing the protein MKTFIAKNETVQRDWFIVDATGKTLGRLSTEIARRLRGKHKPVYTTHVDTGDYIIVVNAEKIHVTGNKLADKMYYRFTGYIGNLKSESLAQALQRHPERVIEHSVKGMLPKNTLGRAMYKKLKVYKGAEHPHAAQQPQVLDI
- the coq7 gene encoding 2-polyprenyl-3-methyl-6-methoxy-1,4-benzoquinone monooxygenase, with the protein product MTTRTLSPLDRLLADAQNALETVAGRPRAERRNPGADHAEVVLDEPERRHAAGLMRINHVGEVCAQALYVGQATVARDAATRAHLLEAAQEETDHLAWCDDRLRELDSRPSLFNPLWYAGSYAIGLLAGLRGDGWNLGFVVETERQVEAHLEEHLRTLPEADLRSRAILEVMKADEARHADNAEAAGARLLPQPIPTLMAVASKLMKTVAYRI
- a CDS encoding Mur ligase family protein; the encoded protein is MDAFEDSRRLTGANVYFAGPGAALETVTGPTVDAATLARWAGNIAAARVALGWPAGAVLARPHASGASLAFEAPFDQLYAATEVNEWAWSAAVASTGGQAGDEAMAPGHASHRDADGALHTLRAVAAAEANPRLVALRAAAHARGLPFLSDDDEATVGAGSGAATWPVRALPSADAVDWAAVHDTPCALVTGSNGKTTTVRLVAAMARAHGWLTAHSCTDGVFFDGVELESGDYSGPTGARTALRQPRAEAAVLETARGGLLRRGLAVERVRAAVVTNVSEDHFGEYGVHGLADLARVKLTVARAVADDGLLVLNADDALLRELGADSSRPLGWFALDAGAPWLVAHRARGGATCGVHAGRLQLHWRSRDHDLGAVADMPLALGGRATYNVANIAAASLAASAMGVPPATIASALARFGAGSGDNPGRLQHWRFDTLDVFVDYAHNPEGLHGFLRAIGADRRTGRLAMILGHAGNREDADLRAVAATAAAYRPELVVLKDIGGYERGRTAGEVAGIMRATLIASGVGTDAIETRLDEVEAARRPLEWARAGDLLALPVHELSARACVVHLLDALHAQGWRAGQPLPPREDDMP
- the crp gene encoding cAMP-activated global transcriptional regulator CRP → MPSPATIERFLAHCHRRRYPPRTEVFRPGDQAGTMYYVINGSVSIITEEDDGRELILGYFGAGEFVGEMGLFIESDVREVILRTRTQTELAEISYERLYQLFEGSLSGDATQIMYSIGAQLSRRLLDTSRKAGRLAFLDVTDRIVRTLHDLTKEPEAMSHPDGTQLRVSRQELARLVGCSREMAGRVLKKLQIDGKLHARGKTVVLYGTR